The Bubalus bubalis isolate 160015118507 breed Murrah chromosome 18, NDDB_SH_1, whole genome shotgun sequence genome contains a region encoding:
- the ZSWIM9 gene encoding uncharacterized protein ZSWIM9, with protein sequence MEPPPGTAAGQEEQELRERAFFSWAEFSRFFDAWCQQRLALFFVKSSMHLARCRWASAPPLYTLIDVLKYSYVRLVCKDVRAPSRPAVGPPQPGCPAFIIVKLSPLRDRLVVTECQLTHSHPACPLEFAYYFRPGHLLANACLPVRTTNKISKQFVAPADVRRLLSYCKGRDHGVLDALHVLEGLFRTDPEAKVKLVFVEDQAVVETVFFLTSRTRALLRRFPRMLLVDRLPGLQGALDLLAVLCVDGAGRARQAACCVARPGTPSLLRFALASLLQSAPDVKGRVRCLTAGPEVAAQLPAVRQLLPGARVQICRAQGLETLFSKAQELGGAGREDPGLWPRLCRLAGASSPAAYAEALAELRAHGPAAFVDYFERNWAPRRDMWVRFRAFEAARDLDACALVRGHRRRLLRRLSPSRSVAQCLRDLVAMQWADAAGEAAPDISDDAGPWLEGEPGRGAQVENQRLKGLETRDWGGAWKEGSFWREAQVEKEWARGLETRDRGGAQVESEKGRGLQIRDWRGVQLENQVRELEGSVWRGSQLEKERLRAPEIRDWRGGPLEGEKDWGLEGYIWRGAQVEDQRLRGLEGYTWRLAQLEDRRVRVLETADGRGTQFDCERARSHDGSSWRGPKLHDERISGLKTRDWKGLHLEAEKERGLEVRNWRGVPVEKALELVPENGDPRGPQWGDGRQRGPETREGGARLGVKRRRGLEDVVLIQLGDPRGAGLENGDGGGALAGSPKSRGRQGRECGDPEGGCLGLGDGVTCSVPVGTVSEGDPERAARRRRYQAPGESSQEGSGGEGPREPKRPCFPSGDEEVDWEPLAKFRAACGPELAELVAEELAFARQHGTRGFHWTGAGFALQDGASDFFLDGALTRCSCSIHAARRLPCRHVFAARLLTGAALFHMDLLRDCWGRAPEP encoded by the exons ATGGAGCCTCCACCAGGCACAGCGgcggggcaggaggagcaggagctGCGGGAGAGGGCCTTCTTCTCGTGGGCCGAGTTCAGTCGCTTCTTCGATGCGTGGTGCCAGCAGCGACTGGCACTCTTCTTCGTCAAGAGCTCCATGCACCTGGCGCGCTGCCGCTGGGCCAGCGCGCCCCCGCTCTACACGCTCATCGACGTGCTCAAGTACAGCTACGTGCGGCTGGTGTGCAAGGACGTGCGCGCGCCCAGCCGGCCCGCCGTGGG GCCCCCCCAGCCTGGCTGCCCGGCCTTCATCATCGTCAAGCTGAGTCCGCTGCGGGACCGCCTCGTGGTGACGGAGTGCCAGCTGACCCACTCACACCCGGCCTGCCCGCTCGAGTTCGCCTACTACTTCCGCCCGGGCCACCTGCTGGCCAACGCCTGCCTACCTGTTCGCACCACCAACAAGATCTCCAAGCAGTTCGTGGCCCCGGCTGACGTGCGCCGCCTGCTCTCCTACTGCAAGGGCCGCGACCACGGCGTCCTGGACGCCCTGCACGTGCTCGAAGGGCTCTTCCGCACCGACCCCGAGGCCAAG GTGAAGCTGGTGTTCGTGGAGGACCAGGCGGTGGTGGAGACCGTGTTCTTCCTGACGTCACGCACCCGGGCGCTGTTGCGGCGCTTCCCACGCATGCTTCTGGTGGACCGGCTGCCGGGGCTGCAAGGCGCGCTGGATCTGCTGGCGGTGTTGTGCGTGGACGGCGCGGGCCGCGCGCGTCAGGCCGCGTGCTGCGTGGCGCGCCCGGGCACGCCGAGCCTGCTGCGCTTCGCGCTGGCCTCGTTGCTGCAGAGCGCGCCGGATGTCAAGGGCCGCGTGCGCTGCCTGACTGCCGGGCCTGAGGTGGCGGCGCAGCTGCCCGCCGTGCGCCAGCTCCTGCCCGGCGCGCGCGTCCAGATCTGCAGGGCGCAGGGCCTGGAGACACTCTTCAGCAAGGCGCAGGAGCTGGGCGGCGCGGGCCGCGAGGACCCGGGCCTGTGGCCCCGCCTCTGTCGCCTGGCGGGCGCGTCGTCCCCCGCTGCCTACGCCGAGGCCCTGGCCGAGCTGCGGGCCCACGGCCCGGCCGCCTTTGTCGATTACTTTGAGCGCAACTGGGCGCCACGCCGGGACATGTGGGTGCGCTTCCGCGCCTTCGAAGCCGCCCGCGACCTGGACGCGTGCGCCTTGGTGCGCGGCCACCGCCGGCGTTTGCTGCGCCGCCTGAGCCCCTCGCGCAGCGTGGCGCAGTGCCTACGCGATCTGGTGGCCATGCAGTGGGCCGACGCGGCTGGGGAGGCGGCGCCCGACATCTCCGACGACGCCGGCCCTTGGCTGGAGGGGGAGCCAGGGAGGGGAGCCCAGGTGGAAAACCAGAGGTTGAAGGGCCTAGAAACCAGAGACTGGGGAGGGGCGTGGAAGGAGGGAAGTTTTTGGAGAGAAGCCCAGGTGGAGAAGGAGTGGGCCCGAGGGCTGGAGACCAGAGACCGGGGAGGGGCTCAGGTGGAAAGTGAGAAGGGGAGAGGGTTGCAAATCCGAGACTGGAGAGGGGTCCAGTTGGAAAACCAGGTGAGAGAGCTAGAGGGGAGTGTCTGGAGAGGGTCCCAGTTGGAGAAGGAGCGCTTGAGAGCTCCCGAGATCCGAGACTGGAGGGGGGGCCCGTTGGAGGGTGAGAAAGATTGGGGGCTGGAAGGTTATATCTGGAGGGGGGCCCAGGTGGAGGACCAGAGGTTGAGAGGACTGGAAGGGTATACCTGGAGGCTGGCGCAGCTGGAGGATCGAAGGGTAAGGGTGCTGGAGACCGCAGACGGGAGGGGGACCCAGTTTGATTGCGAGAGAGCCAGGAGTCATGATGGGAGCTCCTGGAGGGGGCCCAAGTTGCACGATGAGCGGATAAGTGGCCTGAAAACCAGGGACTGGAAGGGGCTGCACTTGGAAGCCGAGAAGGAGAGGGGGCTGGAGGTCAGAAACTGGAGGGGGGTCCCTGTGGAGAAGGCCCTGGAACTGGTCCCCGAGAATGGAGACCCCAGGGGGCCCCAgtggggagatgggaggcagAGAGGGCCAGAGACTAGAGAAGGAGGAGCGAGGTTGGGTGTCAAAAGAAGAAGGGGCCTGGAGGATGTAGTTCTGATCCAGCTGGGGGACCCAAGGGGGGCAGGCCTGGAGAATGGAGATGGAGGGGGTGCCCTGGCTGGCAGCCCCAAgagcagaggcaggcagggcagggagTGTGGGGACCCAGAAGGGGGCTGTCTAGGGCTGGGGGATGGAGTCACGTGCAGCGTCCCAGTGGGGACCGTGTCAGAGGGTGACCCAGAGCGGGCAGCGAGAAGGAGGAGGTACCAGGCCCCAGGGGAGAGCTCGCAGGAAGGAAGTGGAGGAGAAGGCCCAAGGGAACCAAAGAGGCCGTGCTTCCCCTCAGGGGACGAGGAGGTGGACTGGGAGCCGCTGGCCAAGTTCCGAGCAGCCTGCGGGCCAGAACTGGCAGAGCTGGTGGCCGAAGAGCTGGCCTTCGCCCGGCAGCACGGGACCCGCGGTTTCCACTGGACCGGGGCTGGCTTCGCCCTGCAGGACGGCGCCTCGGACTTCTTCCTGGACGGTGCGCTGACACGCTGCTCCTGCTCCATCCACGCGGCGCGCCGCCTGCCCTGCCGCCACGTGTTCGCCGCACGCCTCCTCACCGGGGCAGCCTTATTCCACATGGACCTGCTCAGGGATTGCTGGGGGAGGGCCCCTGAGCCCTGA
- the LOC102390690 gene encoding zinc finger protein 501 isoform X1 produces MASRAQELIRDRLHFMKLGDGEVDPGEPPDCLGFDPSHLMTHPEDAEDTEEEAPGGAEAESGTLVQLIDEHGAYSTARLVPDGSVEERSEKRGPGLLRAGSEGWEGLARPRRFSCAACGKAFKRAWELLSHEVVHTAARPFRCGLCAAAFKRHSDCKSHRLVHSDERPHGCDACGKRFKRASNLQEHRRIHTGERPFPCQSCPKRFKTPYELHRHEPLHAPSRPFPCPDCGKAFAAGPALLLHRRQHCVDKPHTCGVCGKRFTHSHSLRVHERVHTGDRPFVCPLCAKAFKQSNALASHRRVHSGERPYRCTTCGKAFKQSSYLAIHRRTHTGERPYTCDACGKAFSRPSLLLQHRRVHSPVRPYACRFCPRHFKDLNYRAVHERLHTGDTPYKCGLCGKGFAHPSNLLQHQSVHLDG; encoded by the exons ATGG CATCCAGAGCCCAAGAGCTGATCAGGGACAGACTCCACTTCATGAAGCTGGGAGATGGAGAAGTGGATCCCGGAGAACCCCCAGACTGTCTGGGGTTTGATCCATCTCACCTGATGACACACCCTGAGGATGCTGAGGACACAGAAGAAGAG GCGCCCGGAGGAGCCGAGGCGGAGTCGGGCACCCTGGTGCAGCTCATTGACGAGCACGGGGCGTACTCGACCGCGCGCCTGGTGCCCGACGGTTCCGTGGAGGAGCGCTCCGAGAAGAGGGGGCCAGGCTTGCTCCGCGCCGGCTCTGAGGGCTGGGAGGGACTGGCGCGGCCCAGGCGATTCAGCTGCGCCGCCTGCGGGAAGGCCTTCAAGCGCGCGTGGGAGCTGCTGAGCCACGAGGTGGTGCACACGGCCGCGCGGCCCTTCCGCTGTGGCCTGTGCGCGGCCGCCTTTAAACGCCACTCGGACTGCAAGAGTCACCGGCTGGTGCACAGCGACGAGCGGCCGCACGGCTGCGACGCCTGCGGCAAGCGCTTCAAGCGAGCCAGCAACCTACAG GAGCACCGCCGCATCCACACGGGCGAGCGTCCCTTCCCCTGCCAGTCCTGCCCGAAGCGCTTCAAGACCCCCTACGAGCTGCATCGCCACGAGCCGCTGCACGCTCCCTCGCGGCCCTTCCCCTGCCCGGACTGTGGCAAGGCCTTCGCGGCAGGGCCGGCCCTGCTTCTCCACCGGCGGCAGCACTGCGTGGACAAGCCGCACACGTGCGGGGTGTGCGGCAAGCGCTTCACCCACAGTCACAGCCTGCGGGTGCACGAGCGCGTGCACACGGGCGATCGGCCCTTCGTGTGCCCGCTGTGCGCCAAGGCCTTCAAGCAGTCCAACGCGCTGGCCTCTCACCGCCGCGTGCATTCGGGGGAGCGGCCCTACCGGTGCACCACGTGCGGCAAGGCTTTCAAGCAATCATCCTACCTTGCCATCCACCGGCGCACGCACACAGGCGAGCGGCCCTACACCTGCGACGCCTGCGGCAAAGCCTTCTCCAGGCCCTCGCTGCTCCTGCAGCATCGCCGGGTGCACAGCCCCGTGCGCCCCTACGCCTGTCGCTTCTGCCCCAGGCACTTCAAGGACCTGAACTACCGCGCAGTCCACGAGAGGCTGCACACGGGAGACACGCCCTACAAGTGTGGTCTCTGTGGCAAGGGCTTTGCGCATCCCAGCAACCTGCTGCAGCATCAGAGCGTGCATCTGGatgggtga
- the LOC102390690 gene encoding zinc finger protein 501 isoform X2, which yields MKLGDGEVDPGEPPDCLGFDPSHLMTHPEDAEDTEEEAPGGAEAESGTLVQLIDEHGAYSTARLVPDGSVEERSEKRGPGLLRAGSEGWEGLARPRRFSCAACGKAFKRAWELLSHEVVHTAARPFRCGLCAAAFKRHSDCKSHRLVHSDERPHGCDACGKRFKRASNLQEHRRIHTGERPFPCQSCPKRFKTPYELHRHEPLHAPSRPFPCPDCGKAFAAGPALLLHRRQHCVDKPHTCGVCGKRFTHSHSLRVHERVHTGDRPFVCPLCAKAFKQSNALASHRRVHSGERPYRCTTCGKAFKQSSYLAIHRRTHTGERPYTCDACGKAFSRPSLLLQHRRVHSPVRPYACRFCPRHFKDLNYRAVHERLHTGDTPYKCGLCGKGFAHPSNLLQHQSVHLDG from the exons ATGAAGCTGGGAGATGGAGAAGTGGATCCCGGAGAACCCCCAGACTGTCTGGGGTTTGATCCATCTCACCTGATGACACACCCTGAGGATGCTGAGGACACAGAAGAAGAG GCGCCCGGAGGAGCCGAGGCGGAGTCGGGCACCCTGGTGCAGCTCATTGACGAGCACGGGGCGTACTCGACCGCGCGCCTGGTGCCCGACGGTTCCGTGGAGGAGCGCTCCGAGAAGAGGGGGCCAGGCTTGCTCCGCGCCGGCTCTGAGGGCTGGGAGGGACTGGCGCGGCCCAGGCGATTCAGCTGCGCCGCCTGCGGGAAGGCCTTCAAGCGCGCGTGGGAGCTGCTGAGCCACGAGGTGGTGCACACGGCCGCGCGGCCCTTCCGCTGTGGCCTGTGCGCGGCCGCCTTTAAACGCCACTCGGACTGCAAGAGTCACCGGCTGGTGCACAGCGACGAGCGGCCGCACGGCTGCGACGCCTGCGGCAAGCGCTTCAAGCGAGCCAGCAACCTACAG GAGCACCGCCGCATCCACACGGGCGAGCGTCCCTTCCCCTGCCAGTCCTGCCCGAAGCGCTTCAAGACCCCCTACGAGCTGCATCGCCACGAGCCGCTGCACGCTCCCTCGCGGCCCTTCCCCTGCCCGGACTGTGGCAAGGCCTTCGCGGCAGGGCCGGCCCTGCTTCTCCACCGGCGGCAGCACTGCGTGGACAAGCCGCACACGTGCGGGGTGTGCGGCAAGCGCTTCACCCACAGTCACAGCCTGCGGGTGCACGAGCGCGTGCACACGGGCGATCGGCCCTTCGTGTGCCCGCTGTGCGCCAAGGCCTTCAAGCAGTCCAACGCGCTGGCCTCTCACCGCCGCGTGCATTCGGGGGAGCGGCCCTACCGGTGCACCACGTGCGGCAAGGCTTTCAAGCAATCATCCTACCTTGCCATCCACCGGCGCACGCACACAGGCGAGCGGCCCTACACCTGCGACGCCTGCGGCAAAGCCTTCTCCAGGCCCTCGCTGCTCCTGCAGCATCGCCGGGTGCACAGCCCCGTGCGCCCCTACGCCTGTCGCTTCTGCCCCAGGCACTTCAAGGACCTGAACTACCGCGCAGTCCACGAGAGGCTGCACACGGGAGACACGCCCTACAAGTGTGGTCTCTGTGGCAAGGGCTTTGCGCATCCCAGCAACCTGCTGCAGCATCAGAGCGTGCATCTGGatgggtga